From Tursiops truncatus isolate mTurTru1 chromosome 13, mTurTru1.mat.Y, whole genome shotgun sequence:
CCACCGCTGGGAGCCCAAATGACTTCTCATCTTCACCAGACGCTCTATAACTTTCACAGAGTTCTTCCACCTCCACTAGCAAGAGTTTCAAAGAAAATGCACATTAGTAAAATCTAAACCAACCAACGAAAAGAATGAACAACGAAGAAACATTCAGTACCAAGCGATACTGCTAAGTGTTTCTGTCCCCTGAGAAGAGAGTTTCTGTGGGTTTTCAATGAATCCCAAGAATCACATGATGATTCTTgaaatagaattttttcttttttttttttacacatgatGATTCTTCATCCATCATTGGGAAGGTCATTTTCTTTAGTGTGGTTTCCACTCAGTTTTTATTTGTTAGTTCACTTATGTTTCTATAAAATGCCAAGAACACTGTGGAAATGCCAAGTTAAGAGAATATTCTAAGCATGAGACAGGACGGATGCCAAAAACattcagatgaaaataaataaataaataaataaaaagaaaaaaaaaaaacaacattcagatgtttgtgggaattttttttctgatgataagacaaaaaagggaaatccaatattttcttcctggCAAGGAAGAAAGAGTCAATAAAGACAACTTCCATTTTTACCTGTCTTAGTTTTTGCTATCTAATGGAGAGTGATTTCTAACACCAGCCATTGAGCAGGTACTTACATGGAAACAGAAATTGcctagtttaaaaacaaaaaggagttaCCTAGTATTTGTTGACGGCAAAGAGTTACCAAGGAGCTTAATcatataaacaatgaaaaagtCAGATATGggtttctccttgtattttgGGGTTCCCATCATGTGTACAAATGATACCGCCTCTGGAAGATACCCTCACACAACAGGGGAGAGAAGTGAGGCCCCCAGGTTCCCCAAGGGAACCCCAGTCAGAGAAGCTTATGGCCACTTCCAGGGGTAGTTACGAACCTTCGCCCAAACACCAACCCTGAATcgtaatgactttttttttttttaatgttaactgTCTGGCAATTAGTCTGCTAAAACCTAAATTGGAACATGTAGACACAGAAGTACGTTGAAAAGATTTTTAGCTTTCGGGAAAGGAAACCCATTGCAATAAAACGTCAAACAGTCTTTTCAACTGACAGCAAGAACTACTCTCAGTTTTCTACGTATGAACAAAATCCCGTCACATCAAATTATCCAAcaagttaataaaaacaaattttcctgAAACTGCACATCATTTAAGTCCTCCAAATTAGCAGCTGTCAGCTCAATCTGCCCTTGGTGGTTCCCGGGGACTATGGACCCGTCAGTCAGGCTGGCTCTGCTGCAGGCTACCTGGGTGCCAGGTGGGCCCCAGGGAGGTCACAGCTTCAGTAACTGCCTTCCTGAGTGGCCTGGgctgtccctcctcccccaccatgATGGTTAGAGCTTCTTTGACCTTCCCACGCCTCACCCACAAGCCCCAAGTTAGCCCAGTTCAAACACTTCCCTGAGTTTCTAGATGTTCCTCTATCTCCTGCCATTGGCCTGGAACCAGGTTTTCATCTACAATTTCCCCCTCAAAACACTGAGGGGACAAGGCCCCTTGCTGGGGAAGCCGTTTACTCTCCTCCTTACTTTGTACTGTATGGGGAAGCGGccaaaaatgtgttttttgtttattaGTAATGGGTCCTGTTGGACTGAATGACTTAAGAATGTGTCTATTGCAATTAAAAGAGGTATCGTGTTTATATTAATGCTTTAAAGTTTGGTTACTCTGGGAGCATCAGTTTACAGGAGTGTAAATAGATGATAATGAATGCAATGAAGGATCCCACGTTAAAAGTGTACCTCTCTAGAAAACGtcagtgtggttttttttttctttttttttattggagcaaaattggtttacaatgttgtgttagtttctgctgtacaatgaagtgaatcagctatacgtatacatatatcgcctccctcttggacctccctcccaccccccatcccagccatctaggtcaccacagagcaccgagctgagctccctgtgctatacagcaggttcccaccagctatctattttacacatggtagcgTATTTATGACACAAGGTAGTGTATTTATGCGTAATGACTTTTTTGAAGTGAAACCTCATAAGAGAAAAAATCTACAATGAGCTTTTTGAAATATTCCTGACAAATTTCCTGTCAGTTAATTTTACAGTTACTAGAATTTTCCCTGTCCTGACctagttgagaaaaaaaaaaaaatatatatatatatatatacacacatatatatataatcacatacACAAACTGcacttgtgtgtgtgcatgtgtgtgtggtgtcacCTCAAAATGGCATTTATTCTCTCAATGCCTAACTTAACGTGGACTTTTGCACCTTCTAGGAAAACCAGTGAATTTGGGGAGCTCCATGGGCTCACAACAGATGAAAAACTTGTAGAAGGAATATACAAGTAGAATTAGACACCAAATCCTACTGGAAGTCACTTGGCTTTTCCCCTTTCCATGAATAGGCAGAGGTGAGTGGATGGATGCTtgtgttgttttcaattttttgtttgttttcaatccCAGAAAATGCACCGTTTGCACTTTGCACCCCTTGGAAAAGTCGGAAGGAACGTACTGTACTAGCACAGCTTCCCTTTCCCATTTCTACAATCAAAAATCCACAAAACTCTGAAAAGcaaactttttctctctttgatgaTAACTCATTTAGTAACATGACCTGAACTTACAAGATGCTCTTTAGAGATTTCATTCCTTCCACTGAATCCTATTGTTTGTCTGCTgaagaaatattaatatgttGGATTATTAGGCAACCCTCCAGACCCCACTTAGGGTgtcacacagcaaaaaataagTGCATCATTTTAATTCTCTAAAATCTGACAATTTTTTCATTCCAAAACACATCTGGCTTCCAGAGGTTTGGATAAGTGATTTCGGACAATGCATACAGAGACAGtaaattcataataataatagcaacacaATAGATAACAGTTTTCAAGCATATACTACCACTGTTTTCTATATTTAACCTACGTGATCTTTGTAAACAACCCATTGGAGCCATTCCTATTATTATCCTtactttacaggtgaagaaagtAAGGCCCAGGGAAGTTAAACAACTTGCCGAGGTCACGGGGCCAGTAAGGGGAAGAGCAGTAATATTTACCACCAGGGCCCAGGCTGGGTTTAGCCTCCAGGTGTGCCTCAGCTTTCTTCCTGTGAGAAGTCACgctagaaaaaataataataataaaaataaagccacatTTGTAACCCTTGTTTCACACTCTACTCCTCTGCCTATGAGGTAGTGGGAACCTCAAAGTTATCCATGGGCCCAATCTCCTTGTCTGTAATAATTCCTTAAGTCGTGTTAAACAGATGGCTGCCGTGGAAATAGAATCCAGACATGTCGGTCAGCGTTAAAGATCAACTAATTACGTGAGCAATTAGGAGCTCTGTGATTTCCCTCGGTCAGGTTAGGGCCACCCTGATTTTTAGTGTGAATctgacaaaaaaagagagagacctgATTATACAGGCGGGAGTAAAGAATCTGGTGGAAAGGGCTGCACAAGGCTCCAGCGGCTTAGCTGGCCAGCATATTTGGAGTTTTGCCTTTTGCTCACACTGctccagaaaacaaaataagaaagtaaaactaaTGTCTTTGGACTTGGAGTGGTCCCTCTGTCTGTGACTCACATTTGGAGGCTCTGCTGAAAAGCAATCCGGTCCGTGTGCCCTCCTAGGTGGTGTTCACAGCCAACGAGTCTGGCCACCGCCACTATACCATCATGGCCCTGCTCAGCCCCTGCACCTACTCCACCACGGCCCTCATCAGCGGccccaaggagtgaggggcaCCTGCTTCGGTGGACCTGCAGGATGAGGGACAGGACTTCGTGTAACCAACAgcattccatttttattaaagcaGGGCTCTCACTTTATAGGCTATGTTAGAAACTCGGGCAGAGACAATAAAACATTCCTATTAAAGCACTTCCCATCTCACCATTTgatcttgcttttttttattcCCCTGTTGTCCTCTCGAATtaaaaaaaggaaccaaatttgacagaaatgcaaaggaactCAAAGAACATCTCCGGCTGAACTCTGGGGGAAATCCAAATTTCCAATGTTTTCCAAGCTAAGCACATATTCGACCTCGTTCGCAGCTATTAAAAACACACATTCTGAAAATGAGagagctttcttttcctctcacctTTGATGAATAGAAAAAGGCAAATTCTAAGGGTCCTCTTCTTTATTATGTGCATTTCCTTTAAGTGCTTCGCTGATTTCAAGAGTAGCCCAGCTCCACCGGGACAGACTTACAGTGACTCAAGCCCTCTAATCTGGTTCAAAATGACCAGAGCCCACAGGCAGCTGACTTGGGGATGTGATCAGAGAACCCTCGCACCCCCAACTCACTTGGACTAACCCGAAATTCATGTACTGAGAGATTGCTGTACGCCAAGCATTCCTTTAGATGCTTTGAACCTAAATAAGATCCAGTGCCTGCGTAAAAAGCGCTCACATTCTTTTAAGAAGATAACTATGTCAACGTGATTTGACAAGGGCTATGGCCCAAGGCACCATACCTTGGCAGGAGGGTGGGAAAGAGGGATAGCAAACAGCCTGGAGAAGTCAGAGAGGGACTCGGAATAAGTTGCACTTGTTTGAAATTTGACTCTTAGCCATTTATCGGGTAGAAAAGGAGGACGTATTCTAAGTAAGGAGAGCAGCGATTGCAAGAGCAGGCCAAGGGAAAGAGCTTGATAAATTGAGAGAACAGATGGGGGATTAGAATATTGGATCGTAGTGGGTATTGAGGTGCACTAGGTTGTGCTActgtaacaaacaaccccaaatctCTGTGCCTGAAcacaaagtttatttctcatgagTGTGAAGTCCAGTGCAGAAGTTCATGTTCTGGTGACCCTCCACATGGAGGTGGCTTTCCTCCACATGGTGACTCAGGGCCCcagtttgatttattttgtggCTTCAAGGGACACCTAGTCAGCAGGCTGGAAGAAGAAATTATGGTATTAGCTACCTCTGCACTGAAGTGTCACACATGATTCTCCCTGACATTTCACAGGCCAGAACTAGTTACACGGTCCCATTCAGATGCACTGAGCAATATGGTCCCCAGCTGAGAGTCATTTCCCAGAACAACTCTACAGTCTGGAAAAAAGCACTAATCTGTGTTGGTCAACAACCATCTCTGTCACAGTAGGGCTGGGAGTGGTGGGAAATGAGGCTGGAGTGGAGGCTGATGGCCCTGATGTCACCTTGATTTGGGGCTTCTaccctccagaactgagagagagaaCCATGTGTCTCTGCCTTCCTATGGCTGCCTTCTTACTGGATtataatctcttttattttttaaatatacattttattgtggtaaaaaaacacataaaatttatcatcttaaccatttttaagtgttcagtttgTAGTGCTAAGTATTTTCACATtattgtgaaacagatctccagaactttttcatcttgcaaatctgaaactctatacccattaaacaacaactccccttTGCCCCCTCCACATGGCCCCTGGGgactaccattctgtcttctgtgTCTAcgagtttgactactttagatcctcatataagtagaatcaaacagtatttgtctttttgtgacaagtgtgacctcattttaaccaATTACATCTCCCATGAccccatttcaaaataaaatcacattctgaggtactggaggttaggacttaaacatatattttgagggggacacaatttaacTCATAACacttgtctttcatgacattgacaCTTTTGAACAGTACTGATATCCGTTATTTTGGAGAACCACCCTCAGTCTGGACTCACCTGGCATTTTTTCAGGATTGGACTGAAATTATTGTTTTTGGtaagaataccacagaagtgataTCAGTGTTCATCTGAGTGCGTTATAGTTAGGAGTTGATGTTGTCAATATGTCATATTCTATGTCCCGTTTTTGATCAACAGAAAGTCTCATGTATTGTGCTGGTGTGGGTGGGAAGGAAATATCTCATAGCAGCaagaaagaggagacagagaggaagaaccCTGGAACCTGGAAACACAGCCATGACGTTGTTGTTGTAGCTTTATAGGCCGGTGATGAAAACAAGATTCAacaaatggagagaagacagtgtgTCAGTACTCTCCAGTCCAAATCCACCAGGAACACGTGTGTAGCTGAACCAGTTGGACTTACTACTCGTCCCGGCAAGAGAGAACACACAACACTCTCACTAAGACAGTATTAGACAGACCCTATCACAGGGTTTGGGCTTTGCTTGGGTGGCCTGGGGTAGAGTCTAAGAAAGTGGGACTCTACTCTCTAGACTGGACGCCATCAGAAAGTGGGGACAATTCTATGACTGAGATCTCAACAGTTCATCTGTAGGGAAGGCAGACCAGAGCAGACACAAAGCTGTGACTGGTAAAGCAGAAATAGTTACTCCTTTCAGTGAAAAGGGAGGTTTGGGATTTTGTGGGTTTCAgcgattccttttttttcttgctttgtcaTGGTCTTAGACCGACATTGTTTGATGTTCTGTGAGACTGTTGTATCCGACAGAGCGACGATGGCCCAAACTAGCCTGTGATAAACTTGAGGCCAGTTCCCGAATGCCAGCAGCTGCTTTCCCACCCTCTTCCTCAATGTCTATAGAGCTGTTGagaacaaaaaatcagaaaatagtgGTGATAGCTTTGCTGCGAATGGGGAGAGAATTAGAGGAGTCCATGAAGTTTTAGGCATCAATCGGTCCTGGCCAGCAGACTGAACGGACCACCCAGTCACTGAGCTCGGGAATATGGGCAGAGGGCAGATTTGTAGTCAGCGATGGGTGAGTTCAATTTTAGCCACAGTGAGCTTGAAGTCATCAAGCCAGTTTTCAATCTCATACCTTGGAAGTCAGCATTGTGTGTACCCATACAGGCAGAGAACAAAACTCACTAATATTAAAATACCTCCTGAAACATTTGGATAGCACCTGCCAAACAAGGAAATTTAGGGTGTTTATGCCTTAACCTGTATTTTGTTCACGAAGGTGACACTTCTAAGAACTTTTCTCACCCAAACCCTCAGTCTTATGACCAttccttccttttacttctcATTTCAGAGAACACAACACTCCTGTCCCTGCTTCAGCCCCACGACTTTTTCCTGcctttcaaaatggaaataagctCAGAATCAATTCCATTTTCCTAGCTTCCCATTCTCTGTGGGTTAGGACTGCCCCAGTTAATTTAAAGCCACGGCAGATGGTAATTCATCTTTGGCACTCAGTGCAAATGCTGAAGGTCTGTTCCGGAATCACTGTCAGCCAGCAAGGAGAGAGGGGTTACCTGCAGCTGCTGAAACAAACACTGAGATGTGGAGCTTCCCCAGGGGCTCAGCAGTCACCCACCCACTGCCGCTGCCACTAATGTCACTCCCCGGGAGGCTGAAGGTTGGGAAACTGCGTATAGGGCAGGAATGCAACGGTGGGCTTGGGAGAGAACACTGGGGCTGGAACAAGCCCTGGCAGCTGCCCAAGTGAGGACTCACGCTGAGCTTAGTGGACATGACTCGACAGCCTTCCTCAGGAGAGTGATTTGGAAAATACCCTGGAATATATTTCCAAGTATGTGGAGGACAGTCCCTAGCACATAGTcagtgctcagtgaatatttgccAAAGGGATGAATGGAAAGGGTGGATCCAGGTAGGCAAATAGTTCTCATCTGAGCCCTTCAAGTCCCTGGGGTTTTACCAGGGTTTTTCCCTCTCATATAGACGTGTGAGAAATGGCACCATGGAATGGACCAGTTTGCTGGGAAGCACTAAGACTACCAGCTCCCGGAAGTAACCTCGTTCAAATATTCAGTTTCAGGATCTGCATGCCTGGATTGATTTCAAGAACTCAGTCACCGAGAATGTCTACCATAAAATCAGTCGATTCAAAATGTCCCATTGGGGGCCTGGCTAGCTCAGTTGGTATAGCGTGAGACTCTTATAAAGTTGCCACTGCCTAGGCCCagggccaaaagaaaaaagggttCCTTTACTCAAAACTACAACTAAAGCCTACTGAGTGGATTTTGCCTCATTGTCTTGAAAGGCAGAGAAGCTCTGCTATTCTAGGCCTCCCCACAGAGTAGCAGCATGGGATGGGGGTCCTGCCTGGGGCCGACACTGCAGGGGGGTCGGAGCCCTGCATGGAAGTTGGGGCCTTGACAGGAGTCAAGACCCTTCCTGTCTGGACTTCCTCTGTGCAGATGCAAATACCAGAAGCCTACCAGAAGATTCCGAAAGGTGGGGTAAGGCAGACCAACTGCCCAAGGACACAGAGACTCGAGGAACAACCCAGCCATGAGTCCCGGGAgttcttttcttgcctctttgatATCCCAGCCTGGGTGCTAGAGAGGTCAGCAACCAGAAATGTCCATAACTGACCCAAAGAGAAAAAGCCCCTCAAGAAATGCCTGCTCTCCACATCCTGAGAACCTAGAAGGGTGCAGACCAGCAGGCACCGTTCAACCATACTGTCTATTCTCCAGAAGGGCACCCTAAGAATAGCCAGGGCCTTTCCCACTCCCACTGAGGAGCAGTGGTGGCCAAACCCTATcgccccacccactccccacccccatctcctccgTGGTGTTGAGCCTGTGGGTGGAACTCTGGGAACTCCCCTCGTTTACGTGGCCTGAGACTTTTGCCCCTTTTTCTGTTGGGTTTCCAAGTAGGTTATAAGATAGAGGAAAAGAGGTGAGATTGGCTTCCATGAGAAGCCCTTGGCGAGCATCTCCCTTACTTGGCTGTAGCCTCCTTGGGGGAAGGAATCGGGTCTTAAGTCACTCTCATGCCACCAGAACAGCCCAGTGCCTGAGACacagcaggtgcttaataaatgcccTAAAATATTGGGGTTAGAGAGACTAGAGACCAGCCTGCCAGAAGCTGCTAGACAGGCTGAAAGACTGCATAATTATCCTATACAAAATGACATTTATACAAGGTCAAGGGATAATGGAATAATGTGGGGCAAATCTGGTTACCCATAGTGACCCTGTTCTGCCTGAACGAAAGCACTCATGGGATTTCGCTAAGACTCCAGGGAAACTAACAGCCACCATGATGTTTCCTGATTCTAACAATGGTGGTggtagaagaagaaaggagaagagcaggtgaaggaatggaagaaggggaggaaggactGTGTAAAAGAAGTTGAATCCTTGGAAATTAactaaatatgctttaaaatattccaccTCAGATGGAAATGATGTCCCAGAGGTAAATTAACACCTTCTCCTTGATAAATCAAGCAGGTGTTTTCGGATATGCTCTCAAACTCTTTCATCACAGTATCTGTGCCTTGTGACaacatttattttgtggtatcattcttaaaatatgacacaagacAATTGGCATGAAAGAAAAACTTGTCACTCTAAAGCTGAAAACTGACTTAATATAAGCCAAGCTTCTGCTCAAGAGtccagcactgtgctaagtgctctaTTAGAATTAGCTGCTTTAATCATCTGAACAATCCTCAGGTAGTTCCTATCGTCCTCCATTGAGAGACCAAGAAATTGAGGACCACAGTTTAAAATTTTGCTGTAATTTCACAGCCAATAATAGGGAATCTGTGAATTCAAACTCAGatcagtctgactccagaatcttTGCTTATAACTACCACCTTCCACACAGTTCTACTGAGAATTAACTGCAAATACTCAAGGTCTGTTGCAGAAAAGCACTGATCTCAACCACCCTTCTGAAGTGTAGTGTTTCCAGCTAAGAAATATTCTGCACGTGGAGAAAATCTGCTCCTTCAAGATGCTCTGTTGGTTCTTTAATATTGCATGAGTGAAATATAAAACTGAGTTTGCAGAGGGCACAAAGGAGCACCTCATTTGATAGGATGTGGGTTTTCGGGTGTTTCACTCTCAGTTTTACACACAGAGGACAgtaaactccttgagggtagGTAATGTCTGATGCTTCTTGGAGATCCTCCAGAGCACAGACTTCAACTAATGGagttgggaagattaaattagCAATGGAATTCAGGCCCACCAAAATATGTTGTAGGAATGTGTTGAGAAAaatacaagttttattttttaacccatatatttttcttttaattgtagtATAATTTTGAGTGATATAGCACTATCTTTTCTGAAGTCACTTAAATCAATAGCAGTAGAGTACTCCTTAATAAACGCCTTTTCTAAGTAAAACAATTTTGGTCCAGGATATCTCCACAGCCTTAAATCCATAcaaggaaaaactttttttttcttttgcatctttATGAAATGATGGGTGTTTAATCatatcattatgctgtacaccttaaactcagacagtgctgtatgtcaattatatctcaataaaactgaaagaaaaaaataaagacaacaaaaaaattataaaaccattAAATTAAGTTGGCATGATTCATCAGAAGATACATTAATACCATAGGTAGGAAC
This genomic window contains:
- the TTR gene encoding LOW QUALITY PROTEIN: transthyretin (The sequence of the model RefSeq protein was modified relative to this genomic sequence to represent the inferred CDS: inserted 1 base in 1 codon; substituted 1 base at 1 genomic stop codon), with translation MASSRLFLPCLAGLVFVSEASPVGSGESKCPLMVKVLDVVQGIPAVNVGVQVFKKAADETWEPFASGKTSEFGELHGLTTDEKLVEGIYKXELDTKSYWKSLGFSPFHEXAEVVFTANESGHRHYTIMALLSPCTYSTTALISGPKE